A window of Macaca mulatta isolate MMU2019108-1 chromosome 7, T2T-MMU8v2.0, whole genome shotgun sequence genomic DNA:
agtaaaaccccgtctctacaaaaaataaaaattagccaggcatgatggcgtgtgcctgtagtcccagctacttgggaggctaaggtgggaggatggcttgaacccggagtttgaggctgctgtgagctatgatctgccactgcactccagcctgggtgacagcgagactctgtctctaaaaacaaaaacacatatacaAACAAAAGCCCTCAAGTATTCAAAGTGTTTTCTCTTACTGAGAGACTCTGTAACGCAGTTTTTATAGACAAGGTGAGACTTGAGGGGGTCaccaaagaaaagtaaaatatgaagAAAGTGGAGGGGTTGTCTAGATTTGAATACTGAAGCAAGTGCTTATCCCATAATCATTCTTGTCCCAGAGATTTTACACTCAACAATGGAAAGTCACTGAGAATCCCAGTACTGCAGAAAACAGCCTGTGGAGCAGGGCCCAAGTAGGGGTGCAGATGACTGTTACCAGAAAAGGGTCCCGatccagatcccaagagagggttcttgggtcttgggcaagaaagaattcagggcgagtctgtaaagtgaaagcaagtttattcagaaagtaaaggaataagagAATAGATACTCCATAGACATAGCATCCCTGAGGGGGCTACTGGTTGCCCATTttaatggttatttcttgatgatatgttAAACAAGGGGTGAGttattcatgcctcccccttttagaccatatagggtaacttcctgttGTTACCATGGGATTTGTAAACTGTCGTGGCACTGGTGGGACTGTAGCAGTGAGGACAGGAGGTTACtcttgtcaccatcttggttttggtgggttttagccagcttctttactataatctgttttatcagcaagatcgttatgacctgtatcttgggCCGATCTCctctatctcatcctgtgacttagaatgccttaaccatctgggaatgcagcccagtaggtctcagcctcattttacccagcccttattcaagatggagttgctctggttcaagcACCTCTGGCAACCCTACATGACTTTCTTGTCTTTGCTGTGGCTTCATCTACAGTCAGAGGCCAGGGGGGAGaggaccaaaaaagaaaatacctaaaTTCTCTGCACTGAAAGTCTTGGAGGTGAATGCGTGTAAACAGTTCATGCACCAAGAAGGCAATTCTGACTCGTCTCCATTATTGCCTCATTATCTTCAGAAGAAACCCACCCTTCTCAACTCTACTTTGTAATGCTGGAGATTATTCATGCCTCTTGCAAACCACGTTTCTGCCTAAACTCCGCCGATAAAGGGCAGTAGGAAGACAGCTGGCTGGAGGAGGGACTTCCTGTTTGCTTCCTATCTACTTCCTGCTTCTGTGACCGTCATCATGTCAACGCCTATTTACCTCTCAGTGGCTGTTTCTTTCTGTAGCTGCACTACATTCAGTTTACAGTAGCTATCAGCAGAGATAACATTTGCCTCCTGAGAGGTCTGGATCTCAGCCCAGAGGGCCCTCCTCTGAGCTCAGAGACCTCAACATTAGTTGAGTGGTCCCCACTCTTCAGAGCTATGAGTTTTAGCTACTTTGGTGTCCCTCCACCCAAAATTTCAATTTAATAATTTCCAATTCCTCCCTTAATTTCCTCAATCTAGGAGTGGTAGCTACCTCTAACAATTGCTAGTACCTTAATAGAGCCCGCCTTCCCCAACACTGTATACCTTAACTTTATACCTAGTTAAGTTCTTTATATTAAACTTGCTCtgttcaggctgggcgtggtggctcactcctgtaatcccagcactttgggaggccaaggtgcaaggatcgcttgagcccaggaatttgagaccagcctgggcaacatagcaagacctcaactctactaaaaataatttttaaaaaattatctctgcgtggtggtgtgtgctgtggtcccagctactcggggtgctggggcagggggatggctcgagctcaggaggtcaaggctgcgttgagccgagatcgcgccactgcactccagcctgggtgacagagccagacgctttgcaaaaacaacaaaaaacttgttCTGTTCAGATATTTGGCTAGGAATGTTGATTTTTAGGAGGAGCATTTGGGGACTGGGTGGGGGAGAGACTAGCAATGTCAGCAGCTTTGAGGAAGGCACTTTGTAGTCTATAACATGGCCAAAACTACCCCATGGGGCTCGCACTGAAGTCCAGCAGCCCATAGTGTAATCCATTCCTTAGACTGCCAACAGCTCTAGACTCACAGACGTTAGTGAGCAAGCTCTACAAACTGGAACCCTGTGGGTATTTCTACAACCTACAGATTATTAATAGTCGTGCAAAGACAGGCAAATGGATGTTTTCTGGCGGGGGGCCAGGAGGGAGCAGTTGCATTTGAAGAATGAACTATggttttcattgattttctttttttttaagaaaagtaaaataacaaaaatcctTGAAGGGTATTTTTATTCCCACCTCCTGTAATGTTCAGGGAACATGAGTGACATTTGGACTCCCAAACAAAAGAAGGCAGGGGCATATCTCTGTGTTTCTGTGGTTCCTTGTTGAGGGAAAAAGGCTTTCAAGTCTTACGTGAGCACTGACAGGCTTTTATGAATAGTTCATGATACAGGTACAAACTGGGCTGGTCTGGCTGAAATACAGCTTGCCTTCTCGGATATTGCCAGCATTCTTTGCTGTGTCACTCACCTCCCTGAATGACTTGGGCTTGAGAATGTTTCTGCATGATTTATCTAGGCTTGCTGTCTTATCTGAGAGCAGGAAGTCAAAAGGTGAGTGATGGAGCCACCTGCTGCTCTCTACTTTATAGATATTAAAGAGGAGCCTGAAACGGTTCCTTGGACATCTTATGAATGTCAGAAAATACCTTTTGGAGGGTTAGAAGATCAGGGGACGTGGTGGTTCACATTTGCTGCCATGGAATACGGCCAGTCTTCACTTGGAAACAGAATCACACCTTGTGGAGAGATCATCCCTAAGCAGGAGAGAAGCTATTAAGGtgagatttttcttcatttttcattttccttcctcttaGATTCCCATAAAGGCTATTACTAAAGAGAATACAATCTTGTGTTTAGAAAGAGCTACAACAAGGGAAAATAATCATTGCTTGAAGGATGTGGCACATTTTGTTCCTCTCCTTTTAGGGATTATTTTCTATAATATCTGGTTTTCTTTACTGGTATTCAGTACCctttgttgtatttcttttttcttttttgtttttttttccccatattcaTCTTAGGATTTCATTGtacaatgttttttcttttctttattctcttttttttttaaaggggctTCCTGGTCTTCATCGGACAGTGAAATTTGTTTGGGTGTCCAAACAAAATATGAAAGAGCTGTAATACTTCCTGTAGTGTATTTCAAAGGTAGGTGTGGTTTGCTGCAACAAGCACTAGGCTTGTAGACAGAAACACTGGGGGAGAAGAGAGAGTGGAGAGGAATCCTGGATTTGCTTCTTaaaacatgtgtgtatgtggcaAGTTATTTAGCTTCTGTTTTCCTATCTCTAAAAGAGGCTTAACAATACGTTTCAGATTGGTTGTGAAGGTTATTAAATGGGacaatggaaataaatatttctcaagaaaagaaatatttctcacCCACTAAAGGTCCTCATTAAATATTGCATGTACACAGCTTGTGtgcaagtatattttaaatttggatgGATACTCTGAATGATTTCAATGCAATTTTTGGATGATATCcagttatttttacttctttaagaacattttttaaaaagtgtggctAGATGTCACATCTGACCAGTATATATGGTGAAAAGCATTCTAATGCTATACAAATTGCCACAATAGAagcaagaaatgttttaaaaggacCTTTAGGTTTCTAGAACCGATGCCAAGAGTctgaattttatgaatttttctctCCAGATCTATCAGAAATTCCAGACCCCAGAGAAGAGCTACATTCTAGGGTGGTAAGGCATGAGAAGAAGAATGAGGAATGAAGGGTGGGTGGGGACTTGCTCTTACTAATGACACTCCATGGCAGCAGGGGctcagttctttcttttctcctgggGTGGAGGTGGAGCCAGATACAGACCTTAGTGTGGTCAGCTAGTTTGTAGGGTCAGGTTACAGATCTCCATCAACGAACCAGATGTAAGGGGTTTCTAGGCAGGTCTTTACTAAGGATACTTGTCCAGGTAAGAACTATTTTTTGCCATCAGTTTGGAATTCAACTTGATGTTTCTGGGAATGATGAGTTTGTAACTGGAGTCATTTTGTTCTGTCCAAGGATTgtgtcctcctcttccttccctgtgGTCAATCTCCACCTGTCTACCCTTCCGTGACAATGGTTCAATGGAAGAGACTCTGCCGGCAGCATTACTTGTGGGCCCTGGGCTGCTATATGCTGCTGGCCATTGTGGCTCTGAAACTTTCTTTAAGGTTGAAGTGTGACTCTGACCACTTGGGTCTGGAGTCCAGGGAATTTCAAAGCCAGTACTGTAGGAATATCTTGTATAATTCCCTGAAACTGCCAGCAAAGAGGTCTATCAACTGTTCAGGGATCACCCGAGGGGACCCAGAAGCCGTGTTTCAGGCTATTCTGAATAACCTGGAGGTCAAGAAGAAGCGGGAGCCTTTTACAGACACCCACTATCTCTCCCTCACCAGAGACTGTGAACGCTTCAAGGCGGAAAGGAAGTTCATACAGTTCCCACTGAGCAAAGAAGAGGTGGAGTTCCCTATTGCGTACTCGATGGTGATTCATGAGAAGATTGAAAACTTTGAAAGGCTACTGCGAGCTGTGTATGCCCCTCAGAACATATACTGCATCCACGTGGATGAGAAGTCCCCAGAAACTTTCAAAGAGGCGGTCAAAGCAATTATTTCATGCTTCCCAAATGTCTTCATAGCCAGTAAGCTGGTTCGGGTGATTTACGCCTCCTGGTCCAGGGTGCAAGCTGACCTCAACTGCATGGAAGACTTGCTCCAGAGCTCAGTGCCATGGAAATACTTCCTGAATACATGCGGGACGGACTTTCCTCTAAAGAGCAATGCCGAGATGGTCCAGGCTCTCAAGATGTTGAATGGGAGGAATAGCATGGAGACAGAGGTACCTCCCAAGCACAAACAAACCCGCTGGGAATATCACTTTGAGGTAGTGGGGGACACATTACACCTAACCAACAAGAAGAAGGATCCTCCCCCTTATAATTTAACTATGTTTACAGGGAATGCGTATATTGTGGCTTCCCGAGATTTTGTCCAACATGTTTTGAAGAACCCTAAATCCCAACAACTGATTGAATGGGTAAAAGACACCTATAGCCCTGATGAACACCTCTGGGCCACCCTTCAGCGTGCACGGTGGATGCCTGGCTCTGTTCCCAACCACCCCAAGTACGACATCTCAGACATGActtctattgccaggctggtcaAGTGGCAGGATCATGAGGGAGACATCGATAAGGGTGCTCCTTATGCCCCTTGCTCTGGAATCCACCAGCGGGCTGTCTGTGTTTATGGGGCTGGGGACTTGCACTGGATGCTTCAAAACCATCACCTGTTGGCCAACAAGTTTGACCCAAAGGTAGATGATAATGCTCTTCAGTGCTTAGAAGAGTACCTACGTTATAAGGCCATCTATGGGACTGAACTTTGAGACACACTATGGGAGCATTGCTACCTGTGGGGCAAGAGCATGTACAAACATGCTCAGAACTTGCTGGGACAGTGCAGGTGGGAGACCAGGGCTTTGCAATTCGTGGCATCCCTTAGGATAAGGGGTCTGCTATTAGAGTATGGGTAAGGAGATCTGTTGCCTTAAATTGCTGCCTGGGTGAATGCTGCTTTTTCTGTCACCCCTAACACTAGCAGTTCCTTCATTAACTTTCTCACCGAGTGAGAATGAGAACTGCTGTGATTGCAAGAGTGAGGGAGGGATGTGTGGTAGGGGACTTGATTTCAGTTGAATGCCTGCTGGTAGCTTTTCCTTTCTGTGGAGCTGCTGTTTCTAATAATTCTAGGTTTGGTAGCGTGTAGGAGAACTTTGATGGAAAGAGAGCCTTCCCTTCTGTActgttaacttaaaaataaatagctcctgattcaaagtaattttttgcctagtatttttttttttttttgcctagtatgtcagaaataatataaatataagcaGATAAAGTGTGTGAGACTTTTTCTTATAACTATTGGTGACATTTAAAATCCCTAGGGGCTGGCAAGAGTTCTCATTATTCTGAAACGGTCCTGACAAGCTGCATgagtagcaatttttttttttttttttttttgagacagagtcttgctctgtctcccaggctggagtgcagtggcacaatctcaactcactgcaacctccgcctcccgggttcaagcgattctcccacctcagtctcctgagtagctgggactataggcatgcagcaccatgtctggccaattttggtatttttagtagagaccaggtttcaccatattggccaggctggtctcgaactcctgaccctgtgattcgcccacctcggcttccgaaagtgctgggattacaggtgggagctacTGCGCCTAGCCTATGAATAGCAAATTCTAATGAAGACAGGGGAACAGGGCTGGTTCTTTCATTGTTGAGAGCCATCCTCATTTTGTTTATATTGCCATGTTCGTGACTTTTCTGTAAAGGAAAGGCAGGGCGATTTAACCAGTTTGACCACCTGTATTCTTATAGGAAAATTGCAGCACTAATTCTAATTTTGTCCGCTTCACAGCCAAAGCTTAACTAATGTTCCATAAAGGAGACAATAGCCATTCAGGTAAGGTAATGTGTAATTTATTATTCAAAGTGGAACATGTTTTTGTAGGGGGAGAGTCtgcactattaataattatattgagaaataaaaataaactaggaCTATTTGGCTAAGCCAGGATGTCTTGTTATTCCATGTTTAGGCCTATTGAGTCaaaactggtttttgttttgttttttttttttttttttgagacagattctcactctgttgcccaggctggagtgcagtggcatgatctcggctcactgaagcctccgcctcctgggttcaagtgattctcccaccccagccttgaaagtagctgggattacagatgtgagccaccatacccagctaatttttgtgtatttttagtaaagatggggtttcaccatgttggccagattggtctcgaactcctggcctcaagtgatccacctgccccagcctcccaaagtgctgggattacaggtgtgagccaccacgcctggccccctcTTGAATCAAAACTCTTATTTCATAATGTGAATGGGAGGATCACTATTTGCGATTTTGCA
This region includes:
- the GCNT3 gene encoding beta-1,3-galactosyl-O-glycosyl-glycoprotein beta-1,6-N-acetylglucosaminyltransferase 3 isoform X1 produces the protein MVQWKRLCRQHYLWALGCYMLLAIVALKLSLRLKCDSDHLGLESREFQSQYCRNILYNSLKLPAKRSINCSGITRGDPEAVFQAILNNLEVKKKREPFTDTHYLSLTRDCERFKAERKFIQFPLSKEEVEFPIAYSMVIHEKIENFERLLRAVYAPQNIYCIHVDEKSPETFKEAVKAIISCFPNVFIASKLVRVIYASWSRVQADLNCMEDLLQSSVPWKYFLNTCGTDFPLKSNAEMVQALKMLNGRNSMETEVPPKHKQTRWEYHFEVVGDTLHLTNKKKDPPPYNLTMFTGNAYIVASRDFVQHVLKNPKSQQLIEWVKDTYSPDEHLWATLQRARWMPGSVPNHPKYDISDMTSIARLVKWQDHEGDIDKGAPYAPCSGIHQRAVCVYGAGDLHWMLQNHHLLANKFDPKVDDNALQCLEEYLRYKAIYGTEL
- the GCNT3 gene encoding beta-1,3-galactosyl-O-glycosyl-glycoprotein beta-1,6-N-acetylglucosaminyltransferase 3 (The RefSeq protein has 1 substitution compared to this genomic sequence), producing the protein MVQWKRLCRQHYLWALGCYMLLAIVALKLSLRLKCDSDHLGLESREFQSQYCRNILYNSLKLPAKRSINCSGITRGDPEAVFQAILNNLEVKKKREPFTDTHYLSLTRDCERFKAERKFIQFPLSKEEVEFPIAYSMVIHEKIENFERLLRAVYAPQNIYCIHVDEKSPETFKEAVKAIISCFPNVFIASKLVRVIYASWSRVQADLNCMEDLLQSSVPWKYFLNTCGTDFPLKSNAEMVQALKMLNGRNSMETEVPPKHKQTRWEYHFEVVGDTLHLTNKKKDPPPYNLTMFTGNAYIVASRDFVQHVLKNPKSRQLIEWVKDTYSPDEHLWATLQRARWMPGSVPNHPKYDISDMTSIARLVKWQDHEGDIDKGAPYAPCSGIHQRAVCVYGAGDLHWMLQNHHLLANKFDPKVDDNALQCLEEYLRYKAIYGTEL